Genomic DNA from Bacillota bacterium:
GTCGACGTTCACGAGCGTACCGTCCACCGTGAGCGCGTTAGTGCTGCAAAGAAACACGTCGGCAGTGAGGCGCCTGCGAGCCGCTTCGTTCGCCTGCTCGACGTTGTCAAAGGGCTGCCAGCCGTCTTCCACCCGGTGGCCTCGCTCCCGCAGGGCCTGCGGCAGGCCCATCTCGCGGATGGTGACTGAACCACCGAGCGCCACGGCGCTATCGGGCGGCACCAGAGAGAGCACCAGCTCCTTCGCAGCTGCCACGTCTCGCGAGTAATGGGGCTGGAACTCGTTTTTTCGCAAAGCTTCCAGGCACCTCTGCACCTGGGATTCCACGAACCACTCCCGGGGTGCGTTGTACTGATCTGTCTGCATTTCCGTTCCCCCTCCCGATGCGGGGCTGACGTGACTGTACACCGCCCCAAGTTCCCCCCATTCCACCCCTCCAGGGATGCCTTTCGTAGAGTTCCGAAGGAGGAATTGTGGCGTCCGCGTCGAAATGCGATATTGATATAACATAGCCCACAGGTAATAGCAACTGTGGCAGGTAGCAAGGAGGAAGCCCGGTGAAGCACACGTACGTTCTTTTGCAGAATGCCTATGGGACGCCGGAGATGCGGAAGGTGTGGACGGAAGAGAACGTGGTGCAGAAATGGCTAGATGTTGAGGTGGCTCTTACGCGCGCGAACGCCGAGGTAGGCATTATCCCGCGGGAGGCCAGCGACGAAATATGCGCGAAGAGTACCGTTAAGCACCTGACGCCTGAGATGATCGGGCGCTTCAAGGCCGACGCCGGTCACCTGATTGTATCCTTCATAAAGGCGTTCGCGGACATGTGCGGGCCTGCCGGTGAGTACTATCACGTTGGTCCCACGACCCAGGACATACTGGACACCGGTTTGACACTGCAAATCAAGGAAGCCTATCAGCTGCTGCTCAACGATCTTTACCGGCTCGAAGGCGTGCTGGTTAATTTGGCCCAGAAGCATCGGGATACCGTCATGATGGGCCGTACTCACGGCCAGCACGCAGTTCCCGTCACGTTTGGGTTCAAGGTGGCTGTTTGGGCCACGGAGATCCGGGACCACATTGAGCGGCTGAAGGAGCTCTCCAAGCGACTGTTCGTCGCGAATGTATCGGCGGCGTGCGGGACCATGAATACGTTCACCTACCTCGTGGGCGCTGAGAAGGCTCGCTGGATACAGAAGCGTGTTGCGGAGGAACTCGGTCTGGGCTGCCCGGTTGCGGACACCCACCAGCGGACGGACCGTTTTGCCGAGTTCGTCAATACGCTGGCGCTGTTGGTTTCAACGCTGGGCGAGATGGGTCTTGAGATCCGTGACTTGCAGCGGACCGAGGTCCAGGAGGTCGAGGAGCCCTTCGATTCCGACAAGCAGTACTCATCAAGCACCATGCCCAACAAACGCAATCCGGAACCCAGCGAGTGGCAGGAGGGCCTGGCGAAGATCGCGCGCGCTAACGCTGCTGCCTTGATGGATATCCAGATGCAGCACGAGCGGGATGCCACCAGGATGGCAGTGGAGTTTTCGTGCATCCCGGAGACCTGCCTGGTTGCCCACGCTGCGGTCAAGCAGGCCATCAGGATATTCAGCGGGTTGAGGGTGAATGCGGAGAGGATGCGGCAGAATCTATACGCGCAAAAGGATATCTCGATGGCGGAGCTGGTCATGTTGAAGCTGTACCAGAAGACTGGAAAGAAGGTCACCGCTCATCGCATGGTACACGACATCTCGATGAAGGCATTCGAAACGGGGAAGTCCCTCAAAGAGGTTATGACGGAGGCTCCGGAATTCGCCGGCCTCCTGAGTCCCGAGGAGGTGGAAGAGATCACTAATCCTGAGACGTACTACGGGAATGCTCCTCAGCAGGTAGACGAGGTGGTAGCTTTCCTCAGAGGGAAGAGGC
This window encodes:
- the purB gene encoding adenylosuccinate lyase — translated: MKHTYVLLQNAYGTPEMRKVWTEENVVQKWLDVEVALTRANAEVGIIPREASDEICAKSTVKHLTPEMIGRFKADAGHLIVSFIKAFADMCGPAGEYYHVGPTTQDILDTGLTLQIKEAYQLLLNDLYRLEGVLVNLAQKHRDTVMMGRTHGQHAVPVTFGFKVAVWATEIRDHIERLKELSKRLFVANVSAACGTMNTFTYLVGAEKARWIQKRVAEELGLGCPVADTHQRTDRFAEFVNTLALLVSTLGEMGLEIRDLQRTEVQEVEEPFDSDKQYSSSTMPNKRNPEPSEWQEGLAKIARANAAALMDIQMQHERDATRMAVEFSCIPETCLVAHAAVKQAIRIFSGLRVNAERMRQNLYAQKDISMAELVMLKLYQKTGKKVTAHRMVHDISMKAFETGKSLKEVMTEAPEFAGLLSPEEVEEITNPETYYGNAPQQVDEVVAFLRGKRLSEGIE
- a CDS encoding lactate utilization protein; amino-acid sequence: MQTDQYNAPREWFVESQVQRCLEALRKNEFQPHYSRDVAAAKELVLSLVPPDSAVALGGSVTIREMGLPQALRERGHRVEDGWQPFDNVEQANEAARRRLTADVFLCSTNALTVDGTLVNVDGSGTRVSPMIFGPRRVIVVAGINKLVPNLECGLWRAKNVAAPMLYHRKEVNTPCAKTARCTGCLPPTRQCRVTTIIEARPRASADFHVIIVGERLGY